Proteins found in one Podarcis muralis chromosome 5, rPodMur119.hap1.1, whole genome shotgun sequence genomic segment:
- the MAPK14 gene encoding mitogen-activated protein kinase 14 isoform X1 has translation MTQERPKFYRQELNKTVWEVPERYQNLSPVGSGAYGSVCSAFDAKTGLRVAVKKLSRPFQSIIHAKRTYRELRLLKHMKHENVIGLLDVFTPAKSLEEFNDVYLVTHLMGADLNNIVKCQKLTDDHVQFLIYQILRGLKYIHSADIIHRDLKPSNLAVNEDCELKILDFGLARHTDDEMTGYVATRWYRAPEIMLNWMHYNQTVDIWSVGCIMAELLTGRTLFPGTDHIDQLKLILRLVGTPGPELLKKISSESARNYIQSLSYMPKMNFENVFIGANPLAVDLLEKMLVLDTDKRITAAEALAHAYFTQYHDPDDEPVADPYDQSFESRELDIEEWKSLTYDEVVSFVPPPLDQEEMES, from the exons ATGACCCAAGAGCGGCCCAAGTTCTACCGGCAGGAGCTGAACAAGACGGTCTGGGAAGTGCCTGAGCGTTACCAGAACCTCTCTCCGGTGGGCTCCGGGGCTTACGGCTCCGTCTG CTCAGCCTTTGATGCTAAAACTGGCCTGCGAGTGGCTGTGAAGAAATTGTCCAGACCATTTCAGTCCATCATTCATGCCAAAAGGACCTACCGTGAACTACGTCTGCTAAAACATATGAAACATGAAAAT GTTATTGGTCTTCTAGATGTGTTCACACCTGCAAAGTCACTAGAAGAATTCAATGATGT ATACCTTGTAACCCATCTTATGGGGGCAGATCTGAACAATATTGTGAAATGTCAGAAGCTCACAGATGACCATGTACAGTTTCTAATCTATCAAATTCTTCGTGGTTTGAAG tatatcCATTCAGCTGACATAATACACAGA gatTTAAAACCTAGTAACCTAGCTGTGAATGAGGACTGTGAGCTGAAG ATTCTGGATTTTGGATTGGCACGACACACAGATGATGAGATGACGGGGTATGTAGCAACTAGGTGGTACAGAGCTCCTGAGATCATGCTGAACTGGATGCATTACAATCAAACAG TTGATATTTGGTCTGTTGGATGTATTATGGCTGAACTGTTGACTGGAAGAACGCTATTCCCTGGTACAGACC ATATTGATCAGTTGAAGCTCATTTTGAGACTCGTTGGAACACCAGGGCCTGAGCTTTTGAAGAAAATATCTTCAGAGTCT gcAAGAAACTACATACAGTCTTTGTCTTACATGCCGAAGATGaattttgaaaatgtatttattggtgCCAACCCCTTGG CTGTAGATTTGCTGGAGAAGATGTTGGTGCTGGACACAGACAAACGAATCACTGCTGCTGAAGCATTGGCTCATGCCTATTTTACGCAGTATCATGACCCAGATGATGAGCCAGTGGCAGACCCCTATGATCAATCCTTCGAAAGCAGAGAACTTGATATTGAAGAATGGAAAA GCCTAACCTATGATGAAGTAGTTAGCTTTGTGCCACCACCGCTTGATCAAGAGGAGATGGAGTCTTGA
- the MAPK14 gene encoding mitogen-activated protein kinase 14 isoform X2, with amino-acid sequence MTQERPKFYRQELNKTVWEVPERYQNLSPVGSGAYGSVCSAFDAKTGLRVAVKKLSRPFQSIIHAKRTYRELRLLKHMKHENVIGLLDVFTPAKSLEEFNDVYLVTHLMGADLNNIVKCQKLTDDHVQFLIYQILRGLKYIHSADIIHRDLKPSNLAVNEDCELKILDFGLARHTDDEMTGYVATRWYRAPEIMLNWMHYNQTVDIWSVGCIMAELLTGRTLFPGTDHINQLQQIMRLTGTPPAYLINRMPSHEARNYIQSLSYMPKMNFENVFIGANPLAVDLLEKMLVLDTDKRITAAEALAHAYFTQYHDPDDEPVADPYDQSFESRELDIEEWKSLTYDEVVSFVPPPLDQEEMES; translated from the exons ATGACCCAAGAGCGGCCCAAGTTCTACCGGCAGGAGCTGAACAAGACGGTCTGGGAAGTGCCTGAGCGTTACCAGAACCTCTCTCCGGTGGGCTCCGGGGCTTACGGCTCCGTCTG CTCAGCCTTTGATGCTAAAACTGGCCTGCGAGTGGCTGTGAAGAAATTGTCCAGACCATTTCAGTCCATCATTCATGCCAAAAGGACCTACCGTGAACTACGTCTGCTAAAACATATGAAACATGAAAAT GTTATTGGTCTTCTAGATGTGTTCACACCTGCAAAGTCACTAGAAGAATTCAATGATGT ATACCTTGTAACCCATCTTATGGGGGCAGATCTGAACAATATTGTGAAATGTCAGAAGCTCACAGATGACCATGTACAGTTTCTAATCTATCAAATTCTTCGTGGTTTGAAG tatatcCATTCAGCTGACATAATACACAGA gatTTAAAACCTAGTAACCTAGCTGTGAATGAGGACTGTGAGCTGAAG ATTCTGGATTTTGGATTGGCACGACACACAGATGATGAGATGACGGGGTATGTAGCAACTAGGTGGTACAGAGCTCCTGAGATCATGCTGAACTGGATGCATTACAATCAAACAG TTGATATTTGGTCTGTTGGATGTATTATGGCTGAACTGTTGACTGGAAGAACGCTATTCCCTGGTACAGACC ATATTAACCAGCTTCAGCAGATAATGCGTCTGACGGGGACACCCCCTGCATATCTCATTAACAGGATGCCCAGCCATGAG gcAAGAAACTACATACAGTCTTTGTCTTACATGCCGAAGATGaattttgaaaatgtatttattggtgCCAACCCCTTGG CTGTAGATTTGCTGGAGAAGATGTTGGTGCTGGACACAGACAAACGAATCACTGCTGCTGAAGCATTGGCTCATGCCTATTTTACGCAGTATCATGACCCAGATGATGAGCCAGTGGCAGACCCCTATGATCAATCCTTCGAAAGCAGAGAACTTGATATTGAAGAATGGAAAA GCCTAACCTATGATGAAGTAGTTAGCTTTGTGCCACCACCGCTTGATCAAGAGGAGATGGAGTCTTGA